The Chryseolinea soli nucleotide sequence GACACTCATGGCCCTCGATTCTGGTTTTTACCGAAGCGGCCAGAGTACGCAAATGATGTTGCGCATCATCCAGGTGATTGGGCGCATCGGGGGGCAGCGTGCGCGAGAGATCCTCTGGGGAAAGATCGACTACCCGAACAAGATCATCGTCTCGCAAGTGCTGTTGTCGCTCGGCGAGTGCGGTTTCAAGGCAGGTATCTCACAGATCACCCGCATCAAATATGCCATCGAGTCGGATATTGCCGACATCAGTTGGAACCTCAGTGCTTTGCAAGAGGTAGGGGAGGACGGCTTCTCCGACCAGATCAAAGCTACCCTGCGCTGGGAGATCCAGAACGACATCGAACACATCTACATGCTGCTTACGATGTTGTATGACACCCGCTCCATCCAGTTGGTAAAGGAAAACATCGACAGCGGCACGGCCGAGGGCATCACCTACGCCATCGAGTTGCTCGACGTATTCTTGTCCGAACAATTGAAGCAGCGCGTTATCCCCATCCTCGACGACCTCACCGACGCCGAGCGCACCAAGCGCCTGGAAGATTACTATCCGCGGGTGCGGCTCGATTCCAAGCTCGTGCTGAAGTTTTTGATCAACCGCGACTTTGCCCAATCCAACCGCTGGACAAAGGCCTGTGTGTTGTTCCAGATCGGCATCCTGGGGATCGAAGACTTTAAGCTCGACCTCATCGCCCAACTCTTCAACCCCGACACCCTCATCCGCGAAGTGTCGGCCTGGGCGCTCTACAAGCTCAACCCGGAAGAGTATCTGAAAAACACAAAACGCCTCGGTGAAGGCATGCAGAAAGAACTGGATGCGCTCATCCTGCATTCCAGAAAAAAGACCCGGTTCGAGCTGGTGTTGTTTTTTCAGAAAAATAACTTCTTCGAAAACGTGCCCGGCATCACGCTGTCTTACCTGGCCGACATCAGTGAGGAAGTGCGCATGCGTCCGCAAGACTCCCTGCCCCTGGACGAAAAGCACAACAACAATTTCTACGTCATGATCTCCGGGTCGGTCGACTTCTACCAGCGCGGCGAAAAAGTATCGGAGTTTGAGGCCGGCCAGTTCATCGGCGAAATGTTGGGATTGCCCAACTTCGTAAACACCAACATCATCATTGCCAAAACGGAAGTGGTGATCCTGAAATTTAACAAAGACCAGTTTTACGAACTTTTGTCCGACAACGTGAAGCTGGCCGATAAGGTATTAGAGTATATTTGAGGCGATGTCGCGTGGTAAAAAGATCTTTGTAGTCCTGGCCATCGTGTTTGTGATCTTGCTGGCCTATGCCAGCTATGACATAAGCCGGAAAACGACTTTCCCCGGATCCAAGTCGCAATTGAAAGAGCGGCTCAAAGAAAAGTATGTGGGGAAAGATTCCGTTTCAAACGATAGCGTTAACGTATTTTCAAAGAAAAATTAATATTTTATTACAAATTTATGATGCAAACGGTTGTTTTGACAATCATAATTTGTATCTTGCTGCCAGATTAAAGCCAACTATAGACATGACAATCCCCCTTAGTCGAGTACTTTGGGGGATTTTCAATTTATAGACCTTCGCTTTATCCTCAGAATCGGCCTTTCGACCCTCATATTCTCCAATGACCGATTTCTGGGATGGCAATTTCGACGCCTTGTATTACCTTTACATTAAGATTAAAGCCAACTATAGACAATAACAATCCCCCGGAGTCCAGGATTTCGGGGGATTGTTATTTTATACCCCCTGGCTTCGCCCGCCGTAGCTACGCCCGCCGTAGGCAGGTGTAGCGTAGGAGGGTCCCTTATCTTGAAATAGCCCCATTCGTCTGTCTATTTTTCCAGTCGCCGATTGCGGGTAGGCGTGCCTCACAACCCCACATTACCTTTGACTCAAGATTAAAGCCAACTATAGACAATAAGAATCCCCCGGAGGTCCAGGACTTTCGGGGGATTCTTAGTTTATGCCCGCCCAGCTTTTCTGCCGGTCCAGCCAACCCTTCGCGCAGTTTTCGCGTCCCGTCCTAATTGAAGAGCCTGCAAGATGGAGCATCCGGAACCTTATTTTTGTCTTGCCAGGGATCTTTTCTACGGTAATTGTTACTATAATTGTTTTAACTAACTTTTAGCATGAGAACCCTAAATCCCCTCAGGTTGATGTTGGCCTGTACATGCGCGCTGTTGACGGCTTCGGTAGCCTCTTGCGTTGACCACAGCGCCCCCGAAAGTGAATACGGTTGCGAGTCGGCCGAAACCGTGAGCTTCACCTCCCAGATCAACCCGATCATTCAATCGAATTGTGCCATTGTAGGCGATGGCGGATGCCACAACGGAGGCAACGGCCCTTCGCTGGACTGGCGCGTGTTTGAAAACTTTCAAAGCCACGCCCTCCACGTGAAAGACCGCATCACGCGGCCGGCAAACGCCGCAGGACACATGCCCAAGATCGGCGCCATCACCGACGACCAGATCCGGCTCATTGTATGTTGGGTAGAACAGGGTGCGCAGGATAATTAATCAGCAAGGATGTGCAGCGACCTTCACCCGTTGATTTTTTTTGCTTCACATCTTTCGCGACTTGCGTTCGGCAGGATGAAGCATTCCCTGATTTTTTAAGAAACTGTTACTGGCCTTCCACCAAAACCTAACCTATGAAGTCTTTGACAAAACTCCTGCTTTTGCTCCCCGTTGCCATACCCTGGCAAGTAACGGCGCAGCAACGTTACTTCGCAGAGAAGTCGGTCGTTTCGTTTTTCTCCGATGGCGTGGTAGAAGACATCTCGGCCACCAACTCGAAAGTGACCAGCATCTTCGATGCACACGACGGCGAGGTGGCGTATTTGTTAAGCATCAAAGACTTTCAGTTCGTAAACAAATTGATGCAGGTGCACTTCAACGAAAAGTATATGGACACGGAAAAATTTCCGAAGTCATCTTTTCAGGGACAGATCACCGGCTTCAATCTCAGCAGCACCGGCAAGCAGCAGGTCAAAGCTAAAGGAAAGCTCACCCTGCACGGCGTCACCCACGACATCGATGTGCCCGGCACCATCGAAGTGGTAGACAACCGGTTGGCGCTGAAATCCAAGTTCATTATAAAACTGGCAGACTACGATATCAAGATCCCGCAGATCGTGTGGCAGAATATCGCGCAACAAGTGGAAGTCACGGTAGACTTCATGTATCGACCTCTTTAATTAAAGCAACATGAAAAAAATAATTTTACTCTTTTTGCTCACCCCTTGCGTGGCCCTGGCACAAAACGATTTGCTGGGCGAGCTCGAAAAAGATTCCAAGAAAGAAACGGAATTTGTATACGCCACCTTCAAAGGCACGCGCCTTGGCAACGGCCACACCATCGAAACCAAAGCCGGCGGCACGCTCGAATTTATTTTCGGCCACCGCTTCGGCGCCATCAACGGCGGCGCCTACGAAATGTATGGTCTCGACCAAGCCTATGTGCGTCTCGGATTGGACTATGGCATCACCGACCGCCTCTCCGTCAGCATCGGCCGCAACTCCACCGACAAGACGATGGACGGCTATCTGAAATACAAATTGCTGCGGCAATCGTCTGGTGAGCGGAACTTCCCCATCTCCGTCACGGCGTTGGGTGGCATTGCTTATAAACTCTCTCCTAAAAATAATAGCGAGGTGGCGCCTGGTTTTGAAAATGTCGACCGTCTTTCCTACACCGGCCAGTTGCTCATCGCGCGCAAGTTCTCGACGAATTTCTCTTTCCAACTCATGCCCACGTTAGTGCATAAAAACTACGTCACGCAATCCATCGAGAGCAACGACCAGTTTGCCATCGGTTTTGGCGGACGCATCAAGCTCACCAAAAGCATCGCGCTCACCGGCGAATATTACTACAATGCCAGCCGCATCAGCGGATCGCCCTACTACGACGCCATGTCGCTCGGCATCGACATCGAGACCGGCGGCCACGTGTTCCAGTTGTTGCTCACCAACGCGATCGGGCTTACCGAGCGCGCCTTCATCACGGAGACCCGAGACAACTTCTGGGACGGCGGCATCCACCTGGGCTTCAACGTGACGCGGGCGTTCCAGCTGAAAAAAAGACAGTAACATCCACGGGCGGCTATTGAAATAAACCTCCTGTTCTTTACTTTTAGACCCTTAACCGTCTAAATAGCACAAGCGCATTGTTACTTTTTTCCATCATCGCCTACCTTTTGCTTACGGTGTTGGTGGGGTTTTGGGCGTCCCGCAAGGTGAAGACCTCGGGCGATTTCATGCTAGCCGGCCGCAGCCTGCCGCTCATGCTCAGCTCGGCCGCTATGTTCGCCACCTGGTTCGGGTCCGAGACCGTGTTTGGTGCCTCCTCCGAATTTCTGAAAAGCGGCCTCTATGGCGTCATCGAAGATCCCTTTGGCGCAGCGCTTTGCCTCGTTCTTTTTGGAGCTTTCTTCGCCGGCAAACTCTACCGGATGAACCTGCTCACGCTGGGCGACTATTTTAAGATCCGTTTTGGCGGCCGCACCGAACGCGTCGCCAGCATCTTCCTGGCGCCACCCTACATCGGCTACACCGCCGCGCAACTGGTGGCGATGGGCATCATCCTCAACGTGGTCACCGGCCTGGCCACCTGGCAAGGGGTCGTGGTCAGCGCCCTGGTGGTGACCCTCTACACCTACGTGGGCGGCATGTGGGCCATCTCCATCACCGACTTCATCCAAAGTATCATCATCATTTCGGGATTGCTGGTGCTGGCCATCATCCTCGCGGGCAAGGCCGGGGGAGCGGGGCTGGTCCTTTCCGAGATGCCTAAGGAAAGCCTGAAATTTCTTCCCGACCCCAACCCGAAAGCGATCGTCACCTACATTGCCATGTGGGCGGTGCTGGGTTTGGGATCGCTGCCTTCGCAGGATGTCTATCAACGCGCCATGTCGTCGTCGTCGGAACGGACCGCCGTGTGGTCGTGTTATATTGCCGCATTCTTGTATCTGTCCGTCGCCATGTTGCCTTTGTTCATCAGCTTATGCGTGCGCCACCTGTATCCCGACCAACTGGCGGGCGACACGCAATTGGCCTTGCCCAACATGGTGCTCCAGCACACGTCGTTGCCCATCCAGATCCTGTTTTTCGGATCGTTGCTGTCGGCCATCATGAGTACCACCAGCTCGTCCATCCTGGCTCCATCCGCGATTTTTTCCGAGAACCTGCTCAAACCCCTCATCGGCCACCGCTACACCGACAAGCAACTGCTGATGATGACCCGGATTTGTGTTTTAATTTTCGCTGCATCCGCCACCATTATGGCGTGTTTACGTTCCAACATCTACGAACTGGTAGGGGAGTCGTCCATCCTCAGCCTGGTCTCCTTGTTTGTGCCCCTCACGCTGGGGCTCTACTGGAAGAAGGCCAATAGCACCGGGGCCTTGTTGTCGATGGTGTTAGGAATGATTACTTGGATTATCTTTGAAGTTTGTGACACATCGTGGCCCAGCCTTGTGCCGGCCACGATCGTCAGTTTGTTAGGCATGCTGGCAGGGGTATACTTCTGGCCGGCAAAATTTAAAAAGTATGGTAAAGATCGAGATCAATCGTTTGAATGACAACTTCCACATGGAAGCCGTCAACGAGCAGGGCGCCAAACTCCAGATGGATGCGTCGCCCGATGTGGGGGGAGAAAACCTGGGCATGCGCCCGATGCAACTGCTGCTGGCCGCCATGGGCGGATGCAGCTCCATTGACGTGATCAATATTTTAAAGAAACAAAAACAGCCCTTAAGGGACATCAAGGTGACCGTGACCGGCGAACGCGAAAAGGACGTAGTGCCCTCCGTCTACACGGAAGTACACGCCCATTTCAAACTTTATGGCGATCTCGATAAGGAGAAAGTGGCCAGGGCCGTAAACCTCGGCGTGGAAAAGTATTGCTCCGTGGCCAAGACCCTGGAGGCCAACGCCAAGATCACCTACACCATCGAGATCTTACCCTAAACCGGCATTGACAATTTTTTAGAAGTTTATTGATTTTATACGCACCCATGGAAGAAGAATTCTATTTCGAAACCAACGCCATCCGCGGACAACACGAGCGCTCGGAGTTTCGTGAACACTCCGTCCCCTTGTACCTCACTTCTAGTTTCGTTTTCGACGACGCCGAACAAGCCCGCGCCATGTTCGCCGACGAGATCGCCGGCAACATCTACAGCCGCTACTCCAACCCCAACACCAACGAGTTCATCGCCAAACTCTGCGTCATGGAAGGCACCGAAGACGGCATCGCCACCTCCTCCGGCATGGCCGCCATGTGGAGCAGCATGGCCGCGTTATTAAAATCGGGCGACCATGTACTGGCCAGCCGTTCGGTCTTTGGTTCAACCCATCAGATCCTGAATACGATTTTCCCCCGCTTCGGCATCACCTATTCCTATGCCGACATCGATCAACCCGAAACCTGGGAAAGCAAAATACAACCCAACACGAAGATGATCTTCGTGGAAACCCCGTCCAACCCCGCGCTCGACCTCATCGACCTGGAGTGGCTCGGCAAACTGGCCGCAAAACACAAGTTGATCCTCAACGTCGACAACTGTTTTGCCACACCCTATCTGCAAACACCAGCCAAGTGGGGCGCGCATATCGTCACGCACTCTGCTACTAAATTCATGGACGGCCAAGGCCGCGTCATCGGTGGCGCCATCCTCGGCACTAAAGAGCTCATCAAAGAGATTCGCTTCTTCACACGCCACACCGGACCGGCCATGTCACCGTTCAATGCGTGGATCCTTTCCAAGAGCCTTGAGACGTTGGCTGTGCGCATGGATCGTCATTGTGACAATTCGCTGAAGCTGGCAGAGTTCCTCGAAAGCCATCCTCAGGTCGTCAAAGTAAAATATCCATTCCTGCCTTCCCATCCGCAATATGCATTAGCTAAAAAACAAATGCGTCTTGGCGGAGGCATTGTCACGTTCGAGATCAAAGGAGGCCTGGAGCAAGGACGCAAGTTTTTGAACGCGCTGAAAATGATCTCGCATACACCTAACCTTGGCGACACACGCACCATAGCCATTCACCCCGCATCGACAACGCATTCCAAGTTGTCGGACGAGGAGCGCGCCGTGGTGGGCATCACGCCTGGGCTGATCCGCATTGCCGTAGGGTTAGAGGATGTGCGAGACATCATCAATGATGTGAAGCAGGCGATTCAATCGTCCATGTAGCCAGTCGACATCACTCAATCAGCAGATTTGCCGCAGGGCCTTAGCCCGAATCAGCGGTCCGCAACATATTAATGCCAGGATTCACTATTGGTAAAGGAATCCCCATCATCTCCATAACCCCAGGCTTTAGCCTGGGGTAGCGAGACACCCCATACATCTGCGCCACGCTCGCCCTATGTCAAGGATGCGCACGTTCATGGCGCACACATCTCAATACTTGCATCGAAGCGCGCAGGGTACTGCCTCACTATATTGGCG carries:
- a CDS encoding sodium:solute symporter family protein; the protein is MLLFSIIAYLLLTVLVGFWASRKVKTSGDFMLAGRSLPLMLSSAAMFATWFGSETVFGASSEFLKSGLYGVIEDPFGAALCLVLFGAFFAGKLYRMNLLTLGDYFKIRFGGRTERVASIFLAPPYIGYTAAQLVAMGIILNVVTGLATWQGVVVSALVVTLYTYVGGMWAISITDFIQSIIIISGLLVLAIILAGKAGGAGLVLSEMPKESLKFLPDPNPKAIVTYIAMWAVLGLGSLPSQDVYQRAMSSSSERTAVWSCYIAAFLYLSVAMLPLFISLCVRHLYPDQLAGDTQLALPNMVLQHTSLPIQILFFGSLLSAIMSTTSSSILAPSAIFSENLLKPLIGHRYTDKQLLMMTRICVLIFAASATIMACLRSNIYELVGESSILSLVSLFVPLTLGLYWKKANSTGALLSMVLGMITWIIFEVCDTSWPSLVPATIVSLLGMLAGVYFWPAKFKKYGKDRDQSFE
- a CDS encoding OsmC family protein, producing the protein MVKIEINRLNDNFHMEAVNEQGAKLQMDASPDVGGENLGMRPMQLLLAAMGGCSSIDVINILKKQKQPLRDIKVTVTGEREKDVVPSVYTEVHAHFKLYGDLDKEKVARAVNLGVEKYCSVAKTLEANAKITYTIEILP
- a CDS encoding DUF5777 family beta-barrel protein → MKKIILLFLLTPCVALAQNDLLGELEKDSKKETEFVYATFKGTRLGNGHTIETKAGGTLEFIFGHRFGAINGGAYEMYGLDQAYVRLGLDYGITDRLSVSIGRNSTDKTMDGYLKYKLLRQSSGERNFPISVTALGGIAYKLSPKNNSEVAPGFENVDRLSYTGQLLIARKFSTNFSFQLMPTLVHKNYVTQSIESNDQFAIGFGGRIKLTKSIALTGEYYYNASRISGSPYYDAMSLGIDIETGGHVFQLLLTNAIGLTERAFITETRDNFWDGGIHLGFNVTRAFQLKKRQ
- a CDS encoding YceI family protein, translated to MKSLTKLLLLLPVAIPWQVTAQQRYFAEKSVVSFFSDGVVEDISATNSKVTSIFDAHDGEVAYLLSIKDFQFVNKLMQVHFNEKYMDTEKFPKSSFQGQITGFNLSSTGKQQVKAKGKLTLHGVTHDIDVPGTIEVVDNRLALKSKFIIKLADYDIKIPQIVWQNIAQQVEVTVDFMYRPL
- a CDS encoding trans-sulfuration enzyme family protein; protein product: MEEEFYFETNAIRGQHERSEFREHSVPLYLTSSFVFDDAEQARAMFADEIAGNIYSRYSNPNTNEFIAKLCVMEGTEDGIATSSGMAAMWSSMAALLKSGDHVLASRSVFGSTHQILNTIFPRFGITYSYADIDQPETWESKIQPNTKMIFVETPSNPALDLIDLEWLGKLAAKHKLILNVDNCFATPYLQTPAKWGAHIVTHSATKFMDGQGRVIGGAILGTKELIKEIRFFTRHTGPAMSPFNAWILSKSLETLAVRMDRHCDNSLKLAEFLESHPQVVKVKYPFLPSHPQYALAKKQMRLGGGIVTFEIKGGLEQGRKFLNALKMISHTPNLGDTRTIAIHPASTTHSKLSDEERAVVGITPGLIRIAVGLEDVRDIINDVKQAIQSSM